In Anaerolineae bacterium, the following proteins share a genomic window:
- a CDS encoding NAD-dependent deacylase, which yields MEALNQQIEQAANLVHQARQIVAMTGAGISTPSGIPDFRSPESGLWDQVDPLTVASIFSFRQNPQSFYDWIRPLAPLFLEAKPNAAHYALAALEQAGKMRAVVTQNIDGLHGKAGSKTVYELHGHLREVTCIRCYEVQKSEGIIRQFIEDGRVPKHDCGGVFKPNVILFGEQLPMREFVAAQVAIKEADLMLLVGSSLETAPASDLPELALDNGTKMVIINQQPTYLDNRADLVIHANVVEVLPQILELVAV from the coding sequence ATGGAAGCATTAAATCAGCAAATTGAGCAAGCGGCCAACCTGGTTCACCAGGCCCGCCAGATTGTGGCTATGACCGGGGCCGGCATCAGCACGCCCTCCGGCATTCCCGATTTCAGAAGCCCGGAATCCGGCTTATGGGATCAGGTTGACCCTCTGACCGTGGCCTCGATTTTTTCTTTCCGGCAGAATCCCCAATCTTTTTACGACTGGATTCGCCCGTTAGCCCCCCTCTTTCTGGAAGCCAAACCCAACGCAGCCCATTATGCCCTGGCTGCCCTGGAACAGGCCGGTAAAATGAGGGCCGTGGTGACCCAAAATATAGACGGGTTGCACGGCAAGGCCGGTTCAAAAACCGTTTATGAATTACACGGCCATTTGCGAGAGGTCACTTGTATCCGTTGTTACGAAGTGCAAAAATCCGAGGGCATTATCAGGCAGTTCATTGAAGATGGCCGGGTTCCCAAACATGATTGCGGCGGTGTTTTTAAGCCCAACGTTATTCTTTTTGGCGAACAACTACCGATGCGCGAATTTGTGGCCGCCCAGGTAGCCATCAAAGAAGCGGACCTGATGCTGCTGGTCGGTTCTTCGTTGGAAACAGCGCCCGCCTCAGATTTGCCGGAATTGGCCCTGGACAACGGCACCAAGATGGTGATCATTAACCAACAACCCACGTATCTGGATAACCGGGCAGATTTGGTTATTCACGCCAACGTGGTTGAAGTGTTGCCCCAAATTCTGGAACTGGTAGCCGTGTAA
- a CDS encoding GAF domain-containing protein, which translates to MAVKESKNNAATNQGELETWIPAVIPALKTCWAEHGTGLLAGRPLPKMSDWLALLHTAAVNPQKIPHHLAQLFNEPQRSADRQRSWIILTKLFAVTFEAVQQSASHLDAGAWPGLLEIQNRILRSAATVSLVGEDRPATDVLSRRALYLQIITDVNKKLVVLQDPNEVLAEVVALIQQNLGYDYVSLFSLDQAKQTLTLQSAAWKDQQPPVEALNRLPVAEQGLTSRAVTTGQAVLANDMAKDLQLSPPAFLPNIKAQLSLPLLAGSNLWGVLDIASEQVNVFTPDDCQILPALAGYMAAIMENARGQKLLQRHMREHKLLYESNIALDPSLDTQAVLKLMTQKTAEALAAGACTICKIDNEANTITNQAEYVLPQAGHPAHTWRRLDTPTPLAEDPIARQVLKTGRVVVEWADAQKPAPWPQPAASTGAEASWGTVLALPLAVNKRITGLIEIYDKNPHRNFSVDDVQLGQILATQTTLAIERAQLFEETHQRLSEVSTLYTMAQDIAGNLDLQTVLDSIVTSLRRVTGCRGCCIFLLDQDEQKLEIKAADGLKPQWREMAKLNIGEGAAGMAVAQKQTIYIPDTRKQPDFIFFDEDVRSLMVIPLMAQGKIIGAINLDDSKPNAFGPAQEQLLTIAAAQAGIAIENARLFAKAAADQQQTQAIIQYMADGLLLIDDQGVIVTCNPALSMMLGLHPGEIVGQKVDAPDLHPKLASITGTTTQRARTGVLAKEVNIETPRPRTLQIFSTTVVGDDKKPIGEVRVVHDVTRERELEQLKEDFMSTISHELRTPLFSIQGFVQILLENEGDLDATTRQEFLTIIQTQAVQLSEMVNNLLDASKFDEGKLKFDKQPVAVLDLIQQTMLKLRGFAHQQKVSVTPKLPATLPVIIGDKERLEQVLTNLIGNAIKFTPEGGQVTVSAAAPNNELLVEVKDTGLGILPEAQEHIFSRYYQVEDKKSESSKKGSGLGLYIAQQIIKGHGGEIWVESKGIPGQGSIFRFTLPLPETPIEV; encoded by the coding sequence ATGGCAGTAAAAGAGTCAAAAAATAATGCGGCCACAAACCAAGGGGAACTGGAAACTTGGATACCCGCGGTAATCCCGGCCTTAAAAACGTGCTGGGCTGAACATGGCACCGGCCTTTTAGCCGGCCGGCCTTTGCCCAAAATGAGCGATTGGTTGGCCTTGCTGCATACCGCGGCGGTCAATCCCCAAAAAATCCCCCATCACCTGGCGCAATTATTTAATGAGCCTCAACGCAGCGCCGACCGGCAGAGAAGTTGGATTATTCTCACCAAATTATTTGCCGTCACGTTTGAGGCGGTGCAGCAGAGCGCGAGTCATTTAGATGCTGGGGCCTGGCCCGGCTTGCTTGAAATTCAAAATCGTATTTTAAGGTCGGCGGCTACCGTTTCGCTGGTGGGAGAAGACCGGCCGGCCACCGATGTTTTGTCGCGCCGGGCGCTTTATCTGCAAATTATTACCGACGTAAACAAAAAGTTGGTTGTCCTCCAGGACCCAAACGAAGTATTGGCCGAAGTTGTGGCCCTCATTCAACAAAATCTGGGGTATGATTACGTAAGCCTGTTTTCGCTGGACCAGGCCAAACAAACGTTGACGCTGCAAAGCGCCGCCTGGAAAGATCAACAGCCCCCTGTTGAAGCGCTAAATCGCCTGCCGGTGGCCGAACAGGGTCTGACGAGCCGGGCTGTCACGACCGGCCAGGCCGTATTGGCCAACGATATGGCTAAAGACCTCCAGCTTTCACCGCCTGCTTTTCTGCCTAACATCAAAGCCCAACTATCCTTGCCGCTTTTGGCCGGCAGTAATTTATGGGGGGTGTTGGACATTGCCAGCGAGCAGGTCAATGTTTTTACGCCGGATGACTGCCAGATTTTGCCAGCCCTGGCCGGTTATATGGCCGCGATTATGGAAAACGCCAGGGGACAAAAGCTGCTACAGCGTCACATGCGCGAACACAAATTGCTTTACGAAAGCAATATTGCCCTGGACCCCAGCCTGGATACCCAGGCGGTACTGAAGTTGATGACCCAGAAAACTGCGGAAGCCCTTGCCGCCGGCGCATGCACCATCTGCAAAATTGATAACGAGGCCAATACTATTACCAATCAGGCCGAATACGTTTTGCCCCAGGCGGGACATCCGGCGCACACCTGGCGCCGGTTGGATACGCCTACACCCCTCGCAGAAGACCCTATCGCCCGGCAAGTGCTCAAAACAGGCCGGGTGGTGGTGGAGTGGGCCGACGCCCAAAAGCCGGCGCCCTGGCCACAACCCGCCGCCTCCACCGGGGCCGAAGCAAGTTGGGGCACCGTGTTGGCTTTGCCGCTTGCAGTCAATAAACGTATCACCGGCCTAATAGAAATTTACGACAAAAACCCTCACCGTAATTTTTCCGTCGACGACGTTCAACTGGGCCAAATTTTGGCTACCCAAACCACCCTGGCCATAGAACGCGCCCAACTTTTTGAAGAAACGCACCAGCGCCTGAGCGAGGTTTCCACCCTCTATACCATGGCCCAAGACATTGCCGGAAATCTTGATTTGCAAACTGTGCTAGACTCCATTGTTACATCGCTTCGGCGGGTCACCGGCTGCCGGGGCTGCTGCATTTTTCTGCTTGACCAGGACGAGCAGAAATTGGAAATCAAGGCGGCCGACGGCCTCAAACCGCAATGGCGAGAAATGGCCAAGCTGAATATTGGCGAAGGCGCCGCCGGTATGGCCGTCGCCCAAAAACAGACCATTTATATTCCCGACACGCGCAAACAACCTGATTTTATCTTTTTTGACGAAGATGTGCGGTCGTTAATGGTCATTCCGCTCATGGCCCAGGGGAAAATCATTGGCGCCATTAACCTGGACGACAGCAAACCCAACGCCTTTGGCCCGGCTCAGGAGCAATTATTGACCATTGCCGCGGCCCAGGCCGGCATTGCCATTGAAAACGCCAGACTCTTTGCCAAAGCCGCTGCCGATCAGCAGCAAACCCAGGCTATTATCCAATACATGGCCGATGGTTTGCTGCTGATTGACGACCAGGGCGTGATTGTTACCTGCAACCCGGCTTTGTCAATGATGTTGGGCCTGCACCCCGGTGAAATTGTGGGGCAAAAGGTTGACGCGCCCGACCTGCATCCCAAATTGGCCAGCATTACCGGCACAACCACCCAGCGCGCCCGAACCGGGGTATTGGCCAAAGAAGTGAACATAGAAACGCCCCGCCCCAGAACGCTGCAAATCTTTTCCACAACCGTGGTGGGCGATGATAAAAAACCCATTGGCGAAGTGCGGGTGGTGCACGACGTGACCAGAGAGCGGGAGTTGGAGCAACTCAAAGAAGATTTTATGTCTACCATTTCGCATGAGTTACGCACGCCTCTTTTTTCTATTCAAGGGTTTGTGCAAATCTTGCTGGAAAACGAGGGCGACCTGGATGCCACCACCCGCCAGGAGTTTTTAACCATCATCCAAACGCAGGCTGTGCAACTGAGCGAGATGGTCAACAATTTGCTTGACGCCTCTAAATTTGATGAAGGTAAACTAAAGTTTGATAAACAGCCGGTGGCCGTGTTAGACTTGATCCAACAAACCATGCTCAAACTGCGCGGCTTTGCTCACCAACAAAAAGTAAGCGTAACCCCAAAATTACCGGCCACGTTGCCCGTCATTATCGGCGACAAAGAACGATTGGAACAGGTGTTAACCAATCTCATTGGCAACGCCATTAAATTCACCCCCGAAGGCGGGCAAGTGACCGTCAGCGCGGCTGCGCCAAACAATGAATTATTGGTTGAAGTGAAAGATACCGGCCTGGGCATTCTCCCGGAAGCCCAAGAGCACATTTTTTCCCGGTATTACCAGGTAGAGGATAAAAAGAGCGAAAGCTCCAAAAAAGGCAGTGGTTTGGGCCTGTATATTGCCCAACAAATCATCAAGGGGCACGGTGGGGAAATTTGGGTAGAAAGTAAAGGCATCCCGGGCCAGGGTAGTATTTTCCGGTTTACCTTGCCCCTGCCGGAAACACCCATAGAAGTTTGA